The Pseudorca crassidens isolate mPseCra1 chromosome 16, mPseCra1.hap1, whole genome shotgun sequence genome includes the window aaaaaacaaaaaacaaccagcCAAAGGGAAAGACGAGGGGCACAGGGAgaggtctgggagaatcccaaaTTCAGAGCTTCTGTTCCCTCCCTGTGGAGACCGAAACTTACCCCTCCTAGCACACGGCACACTGACGTGTAATACACAGAGTAGTGCCAACCGGCCAGACCCCATCAGGAACCATCTCCTTAGCCTAAACTGTCAGGATCCACTATGAATAAAACACATGCCTATCACTCCAAGGTTTTAAAGAGGATCCCGCCTCTGCCTCTTTAAATTTAAACTACATACATAATGTTTTCAGTGGCTATGACAACTTGACAACTCAACGTTTTCTATGTTTTTCCTTCAATCTCTTACCCGTTGCACTTTTCCAGGAATCGCtccatttaattttcttccacTCCTGAGGCTATACTGTAACATCATTTGAAATCGTATGGTTTCACTCTTCTGACCAGCCAGCTACTAATCGTATGATTATGGTCCTTGGGGCACAACGGATTGTGACTGAACTTGAAAAGCAAATTCCATTAAATTCAAACAAGAGTCACGCGTTACCTGCATTCTATAAAAAGATGAAGCATTTGTGGTCAGCGACCTTCCTTCTTTGACACAAGTAGGGAGGTCGGCTACACACGCTTTGGAGTCTGCGCACGACCGCCACGTGCCGCCCTGGTTACATCACGCTCAGCGGCTTTTACGGGAGTGCGCGGCCTCCAGCAAAATCCCGACTCCTACGCGAacggcgacggcggcggcggcggcggcgtcggcgccCAAGCCCCTGCGCAGGCGCAGAAGCAGCGCGGGAGCCTCCGCTCAGGCACTGCCGCGGACATCCTAGGGGGCCTCGGCCACAGGGGCCGGAAGTGACGCATCTCCGCCTTTCCGCGTCCCTCGCGGCGGGCGTCGGGGCTCAGCGGCGCAGTCCGCTCCGAGAGTTGTGAGCCAACGGCTTCTTCgcgggccccgccgccgccgaCCCCACTCCTCGTTGGAGAGAAGATGGTGGGCCGGAACAGCGCCATCGCCGCCGGCGTGTGCGGGGCCCTTTTCATCGGGTACTGCATTTACTTCGACCGCAAGAGGCGGAGTGACCCCAACTTCAAGAACAGGCTGCGGGAACGTGAGTGGGTCCCCTGTCTCCTGGGCCTGAtgcctccccactccaccccggCGTCCCCATCCCCTCCTGCCCCTCGCCGGGCCGCCGCGTGCTGGGCGGCCGCGTGGTGCTGCCGGGTCTGGGGCGGCGAGCGAACAAGCCAGAGAAAGGTGATGGCGCTGGCCGCGCGCTCCCAGGGCTGCTCCCGGCCCTTGTGCCCCGCACGAGTCCCTCCATTTTGGAGGAGGGAGCTTTCCCATTTTGTTTTCCCCAAACACTTTTCGGCGTGTAGATGCATATTTGTTTGTATTATGATTTAGGGCGGAGGTTGTGGTCCTTTTTGCTGTTGATCTTTCTAAACCTCTATTTCTAGCTCGAAAGTTGCGGAGTTTTTTTTGTATTACGAATTTGTGCTTGAGACCAAATCTGCAAATCCAGCTCGGTATCGTTCTCAAACGATAAGGTTGCATTCTTAAACCCTCTTGGTAGCTTCGTTCTAAAGGCTTCCAAGATATGAGTGAATGCTATAGAGATTGCAGGGGAGTCCAAAGGGCTTTGCTTCTGTGGCTCAGTCTTATTTCATACCTGCGACATCTTTTAAGAGAGATTTACAAGAGGGGAATCGTGTCACCAAAACCTTTGTGATCTTTGAATTTCGGAGGTATGCTCGTTTGCAGCAATAGAAGGGCAAATttgttgcattaaaaaataactttggtAACTTACCTAGGTTGCTCAGTCAAAACAGTTCATAAAATTAGAATTTATATGTAAGTTATTAAAGCCCATGAAGTACGAAGAAGTGAGTATCCTATTTAATGATTTACTGCTTAATTAAGCTAAAATAAGGCATTTCACATGTTCTATAGTCACACGTGGCTAGTGACTACCTTACTGGAAAAGGTGCTCTTATACCATCTACAATATGATATCTGATTCTAGCTCTCCTATGTCCCAGGAAGAAAGGGATATggagataatttattttatttatggttaggtggagtaatggaaatagtgCTGTTTTGGATTCAGACACTGAGTTTTCTGGCCCAGGTTAGTCACAGATTAGCATAATCTTGGGCTGAGTCTTAATTTTCTTAGCTTGCAAAATCAGGTAATGCCTCTAGTTGGTTTTTTGAAGATTAAAATATTTGAGGTGCCTGCCACCATTCCTGACATGGAGAAGGCCCTGTAAATGCTGGCTGTAAGTGTAACTGTTGGAATTTAGATAATTTTCCTGTAGTTTCAGAAATAGCTGGGGGGTGATGGCGTGGATGCAGAGCTCTGTAAAGAATGgattaacctttttttctttggaaACACTACAGTTCTATTGTTAAAccttgagaaaatgaatttttggtTGAAGAAATCATGAAACTAGCATTTTGGACAAATTGAGAAATCTgttattttcagaatttcttttccaTCATCCTCAatccataaattttttttctagtttcagcAGTATCCTGGTGACTTAAGTGGTCAGGCTTGAATTAGTAGCTGAATAACCCTTGAGCAACGGATTTCAACCTTTAGTTTTCCTCTGTTGTAAAATAGTATAACGTAGAGTTTAGTACAGTACCTCTGGCACATGGTAATGGATGAACGCTGAAGATTGTTTATGAatataattatttgatattttctttacCAGGTAAACCTTATTCAGAGTAATTTTGCAGTCTGTTTAAAGTCTGTATGGTTGACCGATTTTAAGAACTTGATGGCGTTTTGTATTTGTGGAGCGAAATTGATTTCAGTTTAGTTTAATTTCGTGTTTTTCTAGCCTAATTCCTAATAGAATATTTACATCTATAATAAAAGGGCAGCgtttttcaaatcagtgtttctggggttttgttttgtgtgtgtgtatttttttttttttaaggaagagagTTAAGATGTTTAAAATAGGTTTGAGGTTAGATCTGGGATTCtaatttattcagttttttttaaaccttccaTTAGTAAGAGCAGATTACCAGAACTCCTACAGCATAATTTATATCTAAATAATcactaataaatgaaaattaatctaCAAATTATAGTGCCAACTATAGATGTTTTTCATTATACAGCACTGTGTAAAATGATTCATCATTTTAAGATATATTGAGTAACCTTCTCATTTAAATGAATGCTTTAAGAATGATTTAGATTTGGGACTTTTTGTAAGTTCATATTTTATGTAGTTTTTTTTAGTCTGTTTTAACTTGTTAGGTTACACAGTAGCACTTTGGACTGATTTCTAGCAAATCTTGAGTCGATTTGCTGATTGAATGTGTAACTCCTTGGTTTTTCAGTGTGTTCTGTGTCCTTTTGTCACAGAGATCCTATTTGATACTGTCCCTGAAAATAAGTTAATGTAACAATTGTCTTATAAAAGTAAAGCCAGAATTTTAATCTTATAGCTATAAATTTATACAAGCTAATTGTCTTATAAATTAAACCACAATTTTAATCTTAACAGCTATAAATTTAAAGCAACTAAGCGATCTTAAAATTTGGTAACTATCAAACATTCAACAACAATCATGCGTTCTTCTccactccattttaaaaaaaaaaacctgtaagatTGGAAACTAATACTGTTTCATtatcatttttgtcattttccaTAATTCTGACTTAGCATATTGTATTTCTCTGTTTATTCCACAAACTTTCCAGGTTTAACTTCTGAGGTGCTGTAACATGGCGATGATAATAGGGTTACTATGAGgataaaataaactaattaataacatttagaatagtgtctggcatgtaACATCTAAAACAGGTGCTTACCCTTAACATCCAAGTGTTCCATGTCCAATTCctctgtgagggctttctcttcTAGTTGTAGTACCCTCCCAGCACTAGGCTGTACCGTGATACTTAGTAATTAGTTAATATAGTCTGGTTATCAGTCATTATTTTCTGCCTGAAGAGGGCTGAACGAAACCCTTAGTTAAGCAAATTGGGGGTAGAATATATTATGCGTTCTGTTTCCCCACAGTTGCCCGGTGATGAACACCTAGCAAAGGTAGCTGGTGGGGAAAATAGGCAGTCTTCAAAATAATATGTAAGATagctttaatctatttttttttgttgaaagtGCTAAGACAGTTTTTAAGCCTTGGAGTTGTAGCACTTTATGTAATCTGGGGGCTAGAGTTGGCCAGAGACACTGGTGTGGTTAAACCTAGTTTGTAAGTGTAGGTAAGAAAAGGTTCCCTGACTGTAGTAAATTAACCATCTGTCTCTGCACTTAGGCAAACAGGTCACTGCCTCTTTAGTCATGTATTGAAATTTGGATTTATAGAATGCTTTAAGGTTTTAAGAGGACATTTGCACCGTCAATACAGTGAATGTTTATATCTCACGATACCAACCAGGCactgtttaaaaatacattaactcatttaatcctcatatcaaCTCTATGAAGCAGGTATTGTTCATAAACCAGTTGTTACATACAGAGAAGGGGAGACACCGGTTAactgtaacttgcccaaggtcacactgctagtcAATGGAAGATCTAGGATATAAAGGAAGCCCGAGCTTCCTTGTGCCAACACTCTTTCACACAGGGTGTACAATTAAACAACAACTTAAAATACTGTTAGTGTCCTATTATTGATTTGGTTTTAAGGGTTGACTAACAGATTTAAACAGCATCACTTACTCCTAAGATTTGTAGTATTGCTATTtcatatcaaaaaacaaacaaaaaaccaaaacaacttaCAAACTTTAGGCAGAGGGGGTTTTTTTCTTAACTAGCTGGCAGTAGTTGAATTAAGAATCATTTCTGAGTGCTACCCTTCTTCCCTCTTATTTTTGCCAAATGCATAAaaactatgctttttttttttttttttttaagaaaactgtcAAATGCTGggggttttgttggttttattttgtttttttgtttttgttgttgttttgtttttttccctatttaaGAATGCCAGGTAGTTTTCAAAAGTCAGTAAAGACAGAGTCTGTTATATTTCAGCAATAAAGCTCCGAAACAACAGTGGCTTGAGTTTTGTTCGTGTTTCATGTCCTGTGTAGGTTGAAGGTGGGAGGAGAGGCTTGCTTTGCTTATGATAATTACTCAAGAGACCCAGCTGGGGGAGTGTCTCCATCTTGTAAACTGCTCATCCTGGTGCCTGAGAGGGAAGGAAAGCGCTTCTGCCCAGAAATGTCCTAGTGTCCATAGCTCATTGACCAGAACAATTTTTATGACCCTGACAAATCACAAGAAGAGAGCTTGAGTCAAGCATGTTTTGCAAATAGAATGAATGACTGCCACAGCAGTTAGACTTCCTTTGATTCCCATTTTAATaatgatgaaatgaaaatattacctttcttgcaggaagaaagaaacagaagcttgcCAAGGAGAGAGCTGGACTTTCCAAGGTATAATCTCTTTTAGAGAAACAATTATTTTACAGTCTACTTCAAATGTGTATTTTGAGAATGCTAATTGGTATCAgacattgattttctgttttaaaatgtatatatatatttttttttgcggtacgcgggcctctcaccgctgtggcctctcccgttgcggagcacaggctccggacgcgcaggcccagcggccatggctcactggcccagccgctccgcggcatgtgggatcttcccggaccggacgggggcacgaacctgtgtcccctgcatcggcaggcagactctcaaccactgcgccaccggggaagccctgtactCTTTACCTTTTACTTTAGGTTTGATTCACAGTTTTCTAAGAACAAATATCACTTTGatcaaaaagtattttttcttgcatttatttGAATGTAGATACTAACCTCTAATCCTTGCGAGTGTTGTTGAAGAGTGAATTTCTTTTTGTCAGTTTTCATAATGAGCTATTCAGGTTTTTTTAGTGGCATgattttttgtattgtttatatTCCTGGAGTAATTTTGGTATCAGTTACTAAATATTCTATTTCTAAACAGTTACCTGACCTTAAAGATGCTGAAGCCGTTCAGAAATTCTTCCTTGAAGAAATACAGCTTGGTGAAGAGTTACTAGCTCAAGGTAATTAATATTCATTAGAAGACTAGGAAACAAGGCAAAATTCTTCACACTAATATAAACTTATGGTGGTGAGTGGCTTTTTTAATGTAGTGTGGGCTGTTGTTTAAAAAGATACTGTAAATACTTCAAGACAAGtttttaggcatttaataatATGAGACATTTAATAATATGAGGACAAGTAATCTTTACAAATGAGGTTGCTTTTAAGTACTTTAGAGAATACAGTCATAGTGTAATATATAAATAGTGACTGAAAGAATATCTGGGAGTGTAATTCCCTCAACTCCTTCATCTAACCTTCAGGTCTTTTCTAGTACTTATAGGAAGGAATGGCTAATATAATAAGTCCCAGAGGAGGCTGAAGGTTAATTTACCTGTTCAgaagtatttataaatatttttactgtcaAATTAGCTTTTATCTCAAAGTAGCTTTGAAGTAGTTTCTGTCATTAATAAAAAAAGTATCACGTGTCAACTTGTTTTTCTTATTCTCACTGTTATAATAGATTTAGATAGTATTGAACTACATGATGCAGGTCATTTGTGgggtgtttttttccctttttttttatgGGGAGACATTAAAGGTTTGCGATGGTGATATTACTTTTTATCATGTCTCCTGTTTCATAAGAAATAATTCTTGAGAGAGGTAAGGGAGGcagtaattgttttttatttgattGGTATAGTAAGCtgctaatatttataaattaaaatggaaacgtCTTGCTAGGAAATAATTGACTTTTTTCACGgtataagaaaaatatgaagtttAATCATAGGGCAAGGTAAAGCACTTAAATCCTCATTAGGATCGTTTGAGAGGCTATGACTGTATTACTTTaatatctaaaaagaaaagcatgtaTAATGATATGTGTCTAAGGATAGAGCGTATGTTTGGGTTATATTGGAGATCCATGTACTGTGGGCATCTGTCAATTTGTCTTTAGCCTTTAGATccagatggaaaagaaaagttaACTCATGGTGGTGGGGGGACGGGGGGGTCAAGGAAGGGTAGAGAAGAGTTGTTCTTTTTCCCAGGCGTATGTTGCTCCCGTTTCAGCCCAACACACCCAGAGGGGTACTTAACTCAGCTGCCAAGCTGCCTTTTCTTCTGGTGGAATCTACCAACCCAGCCTGAGGTAGAAGACTCAGGTGGTTAGAATTTGGGAAAAGTAAGCCATGAGAAAGCATAAGCAGCTTAGGCAGTGAGCGTTATTGCTTGGCAAGGCCTCCTGCGTCCAGGGGTCTTCCATAAGCATACTCGCTTAGCTGGGCAAGAGCTCGTCTCAGGATATGTGAATGCGATTGGAGCTGCAAGGGCAGAGGGGAAGCGGTTTGTTTCACTGCGCTGAATTGCTGTGGTTGTTCATGAGTGGTTTCCAGTGTGTTTAGAAGTTTTAGGAGGTGTCTCAGAGGATCCCCTGTGTTCTACACATAACCCTCTGGTATAGTCACTCTATTTCCGTTCAGTAATCGGAATTCATATCCTCAGACAACAGTGTGATCCCGTCTGTTGCCTGTAAGTTCAGTGGCATGAGGATTCACTGGCCATGTGGCATCTTAATTTCCAAGTCAGTGGAGCCATTGTGTCCCCGATGGAAGTCCCATCTTATGTGGAAGACCTAAGTCTTATATTTTccgtttttaattcttctttgtagAGTTAATGGTTTCTTCAGTTTGAATACTTCAAGTGGAAATGCTAGGTGGAGGCAGTTCCTCCTCATTTACCAGAGTCTTGACTCCCTTGTTTGGTCACATTCTTACTCAGGGCTGGAAAACTTtgtttactggtttattatatttgttttttttttttaagtttaatttttatttttttggtttattatAGATGATAGTACTGAGGAGCAGCCAGACAGAAGAGAGGCGTAGGGTTAGGGGGTGGGGACTTCCACGCCTTCTCTGGAGGTGCCGCCCTCCTAGTACTTCGATgtattcaccaacccagaagctcagGAAATAATTTCTTGACATAATCAGAATTTGTTCAGTTTCACGGAAAGAGTTACAAATGGCACAGTCCCTACATTAAATTGCCAACAAACTAAGATTAAAAATCAGTGAGTAGGAGAACCagtgaaaaagtctacaacagaAAATGAGTTAGCTACCAATCAGGGAAACATTTTCACGTCTCCTTGAGGCTGCACCTTGAATTCCCTGAGAGGGAGGGCCTAGGCATTGGGGAAACGAGAGCATTCTGCTCAACACAGCAGTGTTTCATACCAAATGGCGACTTCCATCTTGTAACACTTGGTTTGTTCTTCCTCTGCTCTGTCATAAAAGGATTATATGGTGCTTTCAATGCTGTTGGTATTATAAAACATACTACTTGATATCTGGCTATCAGGTCAGCAGAAGTTGTAGCAACATCATGTGCGAAGGTAGCTCAAGATGACAAGTTGACTGCGATTGAGGTCCTGTAAATGTGTAAATGTATCCAGGATTGCTTGGCATTTTTTGCTGTTGGATCTGCAGAGAGGTTGACTGCCAGTGATGACTAGGTTCAGAAGAGATTAAAGGCCTTTAGGGTGTCTACTTACATGTGGTGATATTCATACAGTATAAGGGATTAGTTTAAAGTGAAATTGGGCCTGTCTACCTCAGTCCCCCAATCTTCCAGTTCTCTATTCTCatagaaaatattgttttattgttaGCAATTTCTTATGTATTCTTAGTATATAAATAGTAATAAACttggacatttctttttttttttttaaacttggacATTTCTGTACCTTATTTTCCCCTCTTTGTATGTGTGTTGGAGTCCCTTCAATATCAGTACATATAATCTGACTCATTCTTGTTCATGGCTTCTTAATCAGTTATATGAGTGTACTTACTATATTTTCTAGGTTTTACTTGCACAATGTTTTTGGTCATTTTCACTTGGAGATACAGTGAAGACTTTAGGGTTGAATTTTGAACAAAGGCAAAGGCTTTTCCAGTCTCATGTTATGTTTATGTAAATCTTCCAGGTGAATATGAGAAGGGTGTGGACCATCTGACAAACGCGATTGCTGTGTGTGGACAGCCACAGCAGTTACTGCAAGTGTTGCAGCAAACTCTTCCACCACCAGTGTTCCAGATGCTTCTGACTAAGCTCCCAACAATTAGTCAGGTAAAGATTTGAAATGTTATGAAATAAGTGAGTAGTATCTGAGAGTTAAATGTTTAGGGACATTGGCATTTTAAAAAGGAGCCTAGTGGACATGATGACATCATGAAACTCTCCTCCATGTAATGAAAAGGAGATGTCAGTGCTTGACCTTTTCTTCCCTAAGAGAAAAGCATCCAAATGAGGGGGCATAAAATCTAGTGATTGTGCCCAGGAAGTCGATTAGGAATTATGTCTCTTAGTGTTAAATCTCAGGCCTTAGTATTCAAATCATCAAATTCAGGCCACTCCCAGCTACTTTCTGAACCTAGCTTTCTGCCTCTTGTGTGAAACCACGCATGTAGTTAAGGGGCCTGGCAGAGGCCAGAGGAGCCAAGGTGGCATGGCTTGGAAGTCAGGTCATAAAGGGCTCTGGGTTCCCTCTGACCTCACTTGTCTGAAGGCCCCAGTGTCTCTGCTGCTGCTGAGGTGGGCTTCAAGTTTGGAGCTATTCGACTACATCCCATTTAAATAAGAGGTTAAGCATAACTTAGGAGTTAATTAAAATGCATTCCTTTTAAATCCTTCTCAAGGAGCCCGAATGAATCTACTTTTTGGAATATCGTGTCTATTAAATGAATTTTCATCTttgatataattaaaaattagtaaaatgacTGGTTAATTCTTTAAACTCATCTTTACAATTCTTTAAACTAATCTTTACTCATCTAGATTGGAAAGGGACTGAAAAGAAAAGGGTCCTAAAGATTTAagggaatggacctagagtctgtcatacagagtgtagtaagtcagaaagagaaaaacaaataaccgtatgctaacacatatacatggaatcttaaaaaaaaaaatggttctgatgaacctagaggcaggacaggaataaagacacagacgtagagaatggacttgaggacacgggagggggaagggtgtgagagagtggcatggacatatatacactaccaaacataaaatagctagtgggaagcagccacatagcacagggagatcagctcggtgctttgcaaccacctagaggggtgggatagggagggtgggagggagatgcaagagggaggggatatggggatatatgtatacgtatagctgattcactttgttatacagcagaaactaacacaacattgtaaagcagttatactccaataaagatgtttaaaaaaaaaaaaaggatttaaggGAAAGAGTTGGAAAACCAAGgagtttcagtcttttttattttagactAATGTGGTTCCCAGTCAGTTGTCAGAATCCTCTAAGATTATCTGTCTTTTGAAAGACAGCATAGCATAGTGCTTTTGGGAAATCGACCTGAGGATGATGTCTTTGTATAATGACTGTGACCATTTACAGGCAGAAAAGGGAAATGTTTGGAGGATAGAATGATCAGTATAGCACTAATTGGTATTTCTTCCTGTGGGAGTGAAAAGAGATCTTAAATTCTTTTTGGTTTTAGTTACAAAATTGACTAACATGTAACACGATATAATGTTATGGTTCCTTTGTTGACTTGAATTTTGAGATGGGACTGACAATGATCATTATTTTCTCAGATAAAAACAACGTATGAAGTGTTAAATGTTGATATCTCAGTATGGGTAAACCTCAGCAAGATTTGATTCAGAGATTTGATACAAAGGGCATTTTATGTTGAACTTAGAATCCTGATTAAATGCTTATCatacttctaaaaattaaaaattcttttctctttcagagaATTGTAAGTGCTCAGAGCTTGGCTGAAGATGATGTGGAATGAGAAATATGTCAACATAataatctcaattttaaaatattttaaaaatctgaacttGGAAGATGATCAGCTCTGGGGGAGTAAGGGCAAATACGCTTGTTATGGACTGTCCTACACTGAGATCTACCAAAGTTAATTTTTACTTTGTGTAGatccatttgtctgttttatttatttttctcagtgaaAAGTGTATTTTGATAggttttgattttataaatacaCTGTCAGTTACCGAGATATGGATTTTGTTTATTCCTAAAATGTGCAGTTAGAATGTACATGTATAACATCAtattacttaaattaaaaatacccaATGCTCAGTTTTGATAGGCCAAAAAAAGTgtagaagaaaactgaagaatgcaattttttcctttaagctAGTACAGTTTGCTGTACATCAGATGATTGGATGGAAACTTGATTGTGTATTAAAACTGAGCATTAAAATCTTTAAGagattctttctttccatttaatcTCTTAAATATGTCTAATGTGCTGCTGTGCTATAGTAACTTCACTCCCACCGTTGATTATATCAGTGAGCCTAATGTGTTCCGGATATTTATCTCCTTGTATTTTAGATATGTGTAGTTGCAAATAGCACCAGGAATTAGATCTGTGTACACCCTTAATCTAGCTGAGTAAGGTTTGCCAGTTAATGTCTGCccacatttataaaatgagggaatTGGTCTGCTGATTCAGCTTCTAATTCCTTTGGTTCTGTTCAGCATTTTCAAATCCCTTTTTCTGAGGGATATATCTGTTTGGGCAACCAGCCCTTGCATTTTTTAATACTCTGAATTTTGCATGCTTGCCTGACTTAGTATttctgaattgatttttttttaagctataacTTGTGTTGATTTTCAGTGAAATCATGTTTCTGTCACTACTTTTGTAAATTAATCTGAAATTTAACCTTCAAGGTAGCTGGGACAATATGCTTGTAAAAGTTTGTGTTCCCCTTTGCTTTTATCGTCAGTGTACCTCCTGAATCCCCTTCCAGCCTGATTCACTTATCTTGTTATGGGAATAAGGTATAACTTTGTGGCTGAAGACTTGCAAAGAATGAAGATAATGGGACCTTTTATTCTCAAAATAGTGACATTATCTGCAGCCACAGATTCAGTATCAGACCTGAGAATAAAGATCCTTGGTACTTAGTGGTGTTTGTTGAGCATTTCTCGTTGTACCGGTTGCCTTTATTCTGTCTGAATGTAGAGAGACCTTTTCTGTGTATtagacattttgtttttcttaaaaactttAACTGCAGGGTTTTGTGGTGGTTGGGATGTAGTGGGATGAGTTTGGAATGTGGTTCTAGTTTCTCCCTCTGGATAGCTGCCAGCCTTGGGCAAGTCCACATGACATCTCAACTCcagtattctcatctgtaaaataagaacatCAGACTAGGTCCCTTGCACATTAAAGGACTCTTCCTCAGGAACCTTCCAGGTTTGTGAACAGTGTGCTTTTTTCAGTGACAAGCCTGCATGCTTTTTGAGGGGTGAGGTGGAGTGGGGTGACTAGTTCAAACATGTGTTGGTAGGTTCATTTTCCTAGTAGGATCCCAAATCCAAAAC containing:
- the TOMM20 gene encoding mitochondrial import receptor subunit TOM20 homolog; translation: MVGRNSAIAAGVCGALFIGYCIYFDRKRRSDPNFKNRLRERRKKQKLAKERAGLSKLPDLKDAEAVQKFFLEEIQLGEELLAQGEYEKGVDHLTNAIAVCGQPQQLLQVLQQTLPPPVFQMLLTKLPTISQRIVSAQSLAEDDVE